The sequence CCACCTGCTGAGCCCCAAGAGGGTGCAGTCGTACCGGCTAatgagggaggaggaggtggaatcCATGATGGGAAAGATCTCGTCCCATTCTTCGGCTTCGGCGAACGTCATCGACTTATCCGAGGTCTTGTACTCTTTCGCCAACGATGTACTCTGTCGAGTTGTTTCAGGGAAGTTCACGGGAGAAGAAGGGAGGAATCGCCTGTTCTCCGAGCTGGTCGGCGAGAATTCGGTGCTTCTATCCAAGATCTACGTGGGTGACTACTTCCCGTGGCTAGGGTGGCTGGATATGTTCTTCGGTAGTGTGGCCAGATGCAACAAGAACAACGCGAGGTGGGATAAGTTGCTAGATGAGGTGATTAAGGAACATGCAGTTCGGTCGGCGCAGCATGGTGGGGAGGAAAACGACGGTGAGGAGAAGGATTTCGTGGATGTTCTGCTCTCTCTGCAGAAAGATGCAGCGATGGACTTCGTCCTCACAACCGAACATATCAAGGCACTTCTGGTGgtacgcctctctctctctctctttctctcatggTCCTGGCTGCGCTTCGAATCGGTTGGTCAAAATCGAAATGACTAACCTTCCCAACCGCGGATCGACTAATTCGATCCGCTTTCGTGGCGTATCCAATCAAATTGCTAGGCCTAGACGTCAAACCGCCTCATCCCTGACACCTGCCTCTTCGCGACCCGCCATCTCTGAAATCGAGCGACGACATGTACGCTGACCGTTCCTCCTTTCTCAGGGGCTACAAAACAACCGATGATATTTTGTCCCATTGTGGCACTGTCGAACGCCGATGCCTTACGACTATTTCCGCTGATCCAAAGTTCACCCCCGCTACCGTAAACCAACTTGTGCAGGACATGTTCGCCGCCGGTACCGACACATCGTACATAACCTTGGAATGGGCCATGGCGGAGCTCATCCGGAGTTCCCGAGCGATGCGGAAATTACAAGACGAAgtgagaagaggaagagacaGCGGGGATGGATTGGTCAGAGAGGCGGAGGTGAGCCATATGGCGTATCTGAAAGCAGTCGTGAAGGAGGTCCTCCGGCTGCACCCTCCGGCCCCGTTGCTGATCCCGCGCGAGCTGTTGGAGGACTGCAGCATACAAGGGTTCAGCATCCCCAAGAAGGCGCGCGTCTTCGTGAACGCGTGGGCGATGGGCAGAGACCCGCGGAGCTGGGAGTCGCCGGAGGAGTTCCGGCCGGAGAGGTTCGCGGACGGCGCATTGGACTTCACGGGCAACGATGTCCGGTACGTGCCGTTCGGAGCAGGCCGAAGGATTTGCCCCGGGCAAAACTTCGCCGTCGCTGCTCTGGAGCTGGCGCTGGCGAACCTGGTGAGCCGCTTCGACTGGGAGCTGCCTGGTGGATTGACGAGGGAGGAGCTGCAAATGAACGAGGCCCCTGGAATCATAACACAACGACAAGGGCGGCTTCTTCTTGTTGCCAAACCATGGGGTGCTTAGAAAAGGAAACTAGTAAATAGTAATAACTTGTTGTGTGCATGCTATGACGTAAACGATGCATATGAACTCTGAACGTGAGCATTATCATAACCCCATCGAACGATACCACAATGTTCCTCAAACTGTGATGCTTAAACACTTGTATCGACCTTTCGGCATTCTAATGTTGGTGCTTCAATAATACACTGTTGTGTGTACGCTATGATCTGCATGATGCATGTGGAACGCTGTATAGCACCTGTCTATCTCGAATTATAACACTATATAGCACCTACCTTCGGATGTTGCCTGTCTACCTCGGAAGCACAAATAAATGAGGCCCAATATGAACTTTGAGCATATAAAACAACAATCCACAAAAGTATATTATAATCTCCTCTCAATAGGGCAAATGTTCTCACACATCACATCTTTTAGATTAGCACGCATTAGCATCCAAAGAACAATCAGCAAAAAGCATATATAAAGCTCTTTTTGCCTCATCAACATTGAGCCTATCTCTTCTTTAAGCAAAACGGAGAATTTTCTCTGAATTAATTTCATTGAATAAATAAACACCAATACAACAAAGCACAAAAATCAATAGCATACTCAAAGCAgcacattttttattcatcaaatgCAACATTTTTACGTCATATAGTCATCGTGATGATTCAGCGATCCGCTATTTGTCATTGTTTATGATATGTCTGTTAACATATCCCTAATGTCATTCCCttcaatatttcaaatgtgagtctcttttttgccttttttaataaaatattaaattagtcAATGTTAAGGGTAAAAAAATAATGTGACTTTACCAGTAGTGCCCAAAGTGTAGACGCAAGCCTCTGGTGCACAAACTTTGTTTCAATTGTGTCAGGAATGCCTTTACTCGTTTCTTCACCAACCAATATAGTAATTATATATTAATGACTATGACTGTCACTCAGTCCTTTTGCACTTCCATTCTTAATATATAGCATATAGTTAGCCATTAAATTCTCTTTTTTCATTCCTCATCTAAGATGTAAGACAGAGATATCCGATAGGACTTTTCAAACAAAATTCCAAAACTTTTGGACAattctttcagtgttgaatgtatTATTTTACCCTGGTCTTTCTTATTCTGACAATTTGAGTTGCGGAACATAAACTGTGTGAatccatttgataatttttggTTTCACTAATGCTCTGATGCCTAATCTTTACGTATAGTTATAGACTGCAAAATCATCTAAAACCAGGTCTCTAAGGCTATTTTGTTTCTACCATTGGAAGCTGTTATGGTAATCATCGATTTTCATCTCGTACTGACCATTCATGCCAGTTCTAATGTACTGATATGGTACATCGGTATATGTCAAAGACTTGAACAGGAACatatggtggaggaagaggatgaaggaggaaggaggaagaggaagaaagaaaaggacaaGGAAGAggggggaaagaagaagaggcaaCGGAGGAAGAATGAGGAAGAtgaagatggaggaggaagaggaagaaagaagaggaagcggtggaggacgaggaggagatgGTGGAAGTGTACCCGAAATCGATGATGGGCGACATGCAACAACAGCGACTCACAGACTCCGCTTGTACCAGAATAGGGCTTGCAAACGCGAGCTTAAACCAACTAATGTTAATGGTCATCGAGAATTAGATGGATCATATTATATTAAATCCCACTTCATCCTCTATATCTCTTC comes from Musa acuminata AAA Group cultivar baxijiao chromosome BXJ3-3, Cavendish_Baxijiao_AAA, whole genome shotgun sequence and encodes:
- the LOC135633570 gene encoding cytochrome P450 71A1-like, with product MLSSTLPTAPLDPSLLTTLFIVLVPLSLLLLLLQVKRNSRGHPPCPPRLPLIGNLHQLGPLPHRSLHALSQQHGPLMLLRLGQVPALVVSSPDAALEVLRNQDHACASRPALKPARILFYGCKDLAFAPYGDYWKQLRKICSVHLLSPKRVQSYRLMREEEVESMMGKISSHSSASANVIDLSEVLYSFANDVLCRVVSGKFTGEEGRNRLFSELVGENSVLLSKIYVGDYFPWLGWLDMFFGSVARCNKNNARWDKLLDEVIKEHAVRSAQHGGEENDGEEKDFVDVLLSLQKDAAMDFVLTTEHIKALLVDMFAAGTDTSYITLEWAMAELIRSSRAMRKLQDEVRRGRDSGDGLVREAEVSHMAYLKAVVKEVLRLHPPAPLLIPRELLEDCSIQGFSIPKKARVFVNAWAMGRDPRSWESPEEFRPERFADGALDFTGNDVRYVPFGAGRRICPGQNFAVAALELALANLVSRFDWELPGGLTREELQMNEAPGIITQRQGRLLLVAKPWGA